In bacterium YEK0313, one genomic interval encodes:
- the ilvE_1 gene encoding Branched-chain-amino-acid aminotransferase, translated as MTKWSQTWTYVDGEWLEGNPPLTGPRSHAFWQSSSVFDGARVFNGLMPDMDQHAARLNRSAAALGMKATMTVDAIVELAREGARKFDGKTALYVRPMYWAEGDGPSAILNDPETTRFLLCLYEAPMGEPGASSITLSPFRRPTIENAPTDSKAGCLYPNNARALREARARGFDNCLVRDMLGNVAETATSNIFLAKDGIVYTPVPNGTFLNGITRQRTIALLREAGVTVVEKSLTYGDFTGADEIFSSGNYSKVVPVTRIDERTLQPGPMGRKARELYLAYAASGPRI; from the coding sequence ATGACCAAATGGTCGCAAACCTGGACCTATGTCGACGGCGAGTGGCTGGAAGGCAATCCGCCGCTGACCGGCCCGCGCAGCCATGCCTTCTGGCAGTCCTCATCCGTCTTCGATGGCGCCCGCGTATTCAACGGCCTGATGCCCGACATGGATCAGCACGCCGCCCGGCTCAACCGCTCCGCCGCCGCGCTCGGCATGAAGGCGACCATGACTGTGGACGCCATCGTCGAGCTCGCCCGCGAAGGGGCCCGCAAGTTCGACGGCAAGACCGCACTCTATGTGCGGCCGATGTACTGGGCCGAAGGCGACGGGCCGAGCGCCATCCTGAACGATCCGGAGACCACACGCTTCCTTCTGTGCCTCTACGAGGCGCCGATGGGCGAACCCGGCGCGAGCTCGATCACGCTGTCGCCGTTCCGGCGCCCGACCATCGAAAACGCCCCGACCGATTCCAAGGCCGGCTGCCTCTATCCGAACAATGCCCGCGCCCTGCGCGAGGCCCGCGCGCGCGGCTTCGACAACTGCCTGGTCCGCGACATGCTCGGCAATGTCGCGGAAACCGCGACGTCCAACATCTTCCTGGCCAAGGATGGCATCGTCTACACGCCCGTGCCGAACGGCACGTTCCTGAACGGCATCACGCGGCAGCGGACCATCGCATTGCTGCGCGAGGCCGGCGTGACGGTCGTCGAGAAGAGCCTGACCTATGGCGACTTCACCGGCGCCGACGAGATCTTCTCCTCGGGCAACTATTCCAAGGTGGTGCCGGTCACGCGCATCGACGAGCGCACGCTGCAGCCGGGCCCGATGGGGCGCAAGGCACGCGAACTCTACCTCGCCTATGCCGCGAGCGGTCCGCGCATCTGA